From Treponema sp. OMZ 787:
GCCCCTCATTGTAAATAAGCCGTTTTCGGCAATATATAAGGCATCTCCCAATGCAGCCTTATTGTCCTTTATAACGCAATCAATCAAATTGACTGTGCCATCAGTATAAATTGCACCGCCTTTTTCGCTACCGCTGTCAGCACCCTTGAGGGTAAGATCTTTGATGGTAAGATTCTTTGAGTTTAATACCTTAAATATTCTGTGTTTATTATTATTTTTCCCTGAACTTGTTCCGTAATTTGCATTTAAGATGTCATCTTGCGAGCCCTTACCGCCCCTTATGGTAATATCTTTATTTATCTCAATCTCCCCGTGATTACCGACTCCGCCTGAAGAATTTGGTGCCTTAATTTCGCCTCTTACTATAAGGGTTCCGCCGGCTTCAGTTTTTTCTTCGACGGCTTTTTTTAAGATTCCCCAGACAGGTACATCAGGGGCAGTATCACCGTTTACCCCTCTTATTACCTTATAGTATTTGACAAAGGATTCACTGTCATCAAACCCTGATAAAAATGCGTATGATTCAAGTCTGTAAACAACTTCCTCTGATTTTGCCGATAATTCAACAGAAGTTTCGTTTCCTCCCGATGAGTTATCATTAGAAATCAATTGAAATCCCGATTCGGTTTTTCTGTAAACATAAGTCTTAATTTCAAGCCCTGCCGTAACAATAGAGTCATGTATATTAACCTTTATCTTAAGCCGTATATCGTTTCCGTATGCAGTATATATGGGAATAGCATTTTCTGCACTTGAACCGTCAGGCTGTCCGTATTGAGTTCCGTTTATCCAATTAGCACTTATATCGGGTCTGCCTACAGGCGTGTACACACCGGACTCAAGCACATTGTCCATACTATCGGAAAAGCTAAGCTTAGGATCCGGAAGTTTAAATTTGTTTGTGGTTTTTGTGCCGGGCAGAGAAAAAAGGCCTTTTTCATCCTTAAGCCATACATTATAGGTTGTCTGAGGGCTATTTGTAGATACCTCCACATCGGTTTTTAAGCAAATTACCCAAGGACCTGCAGGTAGAGGGTCGGGAGACATTCCCGCGGGAACCTGGTCATTTTTTAAGCTATTTGTTTTGCCTAAGGATATTAAAACTTCCGAAGCTTCCGAAATATCAAAGCCGGTATTAGAGCTATTAAATTTAAGAGGATAAGTAGCAGTCGGCTTATTCCCTTTTTTTATGTATATTTCCGAAAGATCTTTATGGAGCAGCTCAGTATTATTGTTTATCTTTTTATCGATACCCTCAGGTTTAAAACACAAAACATAGTAGTCCTTTCCGCCATTAGAATACTTAAGCAGGGCTATGCCTTTCGGTTCAGGAAGTATGCTGTTTGCCCTCAGTTTAGAACTGCGAGAGCCGAATTTTCTTCCTTCTCTATTGTAAAGCGTTATTGAGGCACTTAAATTTTGACTGCTCCATTCAGATTTTTCCAAAAAAGCCTTTTTATATATGAGCCGGACTTCGTTAGTTTGTGTTTGCTTAAACTCGTAATCAATACCGTGTACCGGAACAGCTCCGCTGCTTCCTTGAACACCGTCTTCAAAGACAACTATGTCTGAAGGAGCTCCCAAATCTGCCGGGGTTTTAAAGGTGTAATTTTGAGGATTCACTAGTTTTAAAGTTATGGCTGCATCATCATTGCTTGCCACACAGGGATAACCGTCTATATCATTGGATGATGAGGGCAATACGATATCAATAATATGAGCACTTGAAGACCAATACTCAAGGTCTTTTTCGATATCGGCTACAAACTGCTTACAGCCTGCAAAAAGGATAAATGAAATTCCTGTAATTAAAAATAATTTTTTACGCATTTTTATCCCCATTCAAAATATTAATTTTCAAGGGTAATTTTTTAATTTAACCGCAACGAACGCAAAGGCCGCAAAGATTTTTTTAAACTTTACTTTTAAATTCATTGCAGTTTAATGCCTCTGCCTTTATTATAATCCGTTTTGTTCTATTTTGTAAAGGGGAAGCACGCTATACTTACTGCCGATAAGCGAAAAAGGGGCCAAAAATATTTTTCAATTTATTTACTATATATTGCAAACAATCCCTACAATAATTATGAAAGGGGAATTTTTTCTTCTTTTAAAAAATTATTAGAGGGATTAAATATGGAAAAAATCTTTAAAATTACGCTCCGCAACGACTACGCATTTAAGCGTATATTCGGCACTGAGGAAAACAAAGATGTCTTGCAGGACTTACTGGAATGTATTTTAGATATTCCAACTGAAAATATCGCGGGCTTGGAACTTATGGATAAGGAGTTTCATAAGGATTCAATAAGCGATAAAAGCGGTGTCTTAGACGTAAAACTACGCCTAAAAAACAACACAATTATCGACATCGAAATTCAAAACAGGTGGAACAGTGAATTTGTCCGGCGTACTATATTTTATTGGGCTAAAATGTACACGGAAAACTTAAAAACAGGTGAAGTGTATACAAAACTGCTTAAATGTATTACAATAAACATAGTGGGTGAAGGCTTTGATTTAAACAATCTTATTCACAGCGAGTATAATGTAGTTGAAAAACACTTAAACGATAAGCTTTCCGATGAGCTTGAAATCCACTTTTTAAACCTTGCCAAGGTTAAAGAACAGGATAAAAATATTGAGCAGGATGAAAAGAAAAAGAAACTTTATAATTGGCTGAAATTTATTGAAACCGATGACTCGGAGGTGAGAAAGATGTTGGCACAAGAATCGCCTGTGATGGCAAAAGCAAATAAAACGATAGAAGTCATGATGCAAGACCCAAAAGAAAAATGGCTTTATGAAAACCGAATGAAATACGAACATGACAAAGCTTCGTGGAAGTATGTAGGCTATCAAGAGGGTATAGAAGCAGGAATACAACAAGGTCTTGATAAAGGAGCTTACGAAGCCAAACTTGAAACTGCCAAGCTGATGAAGTTGAAAAATTTGGATTTAAGTTTAATAAAAGAAATATCGGGCCTTTCAATTGAAGAAATCGAAAAACTATAGCAAGGCGGCGAAGCGCTAAGGCCTTATAGGTGTGAACCGTCCACCATTATAGGGGTGGACGGTCTTACCCTATGAGGTAAGACCTGCTTACCTTATGCACACCCGATCCCGAGCGATACTAGAGGCTCGTTCCGAGCGGAGGGAGCCTCTCGCATAGAGGCATGCGAGGCCCTCGTTCCGAACGGAGGGAGTCTCTCGCATAGAGGCATGCGAGGCCCTCGTTCCGAACGGGGGAGCCCTTTAAGGACTAGGGTTTAATGCCTTTTCTGCAGTTTGCCTTCATCATCGATATACCAGCTACTGCCTCCGAAATCTTTTACGGTTATGTTTGCTACCGCTTGGGCCAATGTATAGCCTGCAACAGAAGGGTCTAAGAAGACGACTGCTTCACCTTCGGCGGTATTATAACCGTTGCCGAAATCGAGGCGCAGGTTATATGCTTTTTTATCGCATATTTTAATGGCTCCTCGGTATACATCAGTATTACTGTCGAATGTTAGTTTAATTGTTCCGCCCAGACTTATATTACCTTTTAGGTTCAAATAACAGTAAAAAAACTCACCGCCACCATACATGGAATCCATTCCTCCAAGTTTTATTACGGAACCTGAGTCCAAGGCTGTTACGTTTTCAAAGGTAATATCGCCCGAATTTGAGGATATTATATTTTTGGTATAGGTTACACTTACATTTTTTAAGTGAAACTCACCGCCGGAGTCGGCCGATAAGACAAATTCATCATCCTTACCGTTTTTTATTTCAAGGTTTTCAAGGGTACGGATTGTGGAACTTCCGTTAATCCCAAAAGCCGAACCTTGGTTATCGATATTCAATACGGTATTATTTTTTCCCTTTATGGTACAGGACGCAAGACCTCCTATGGTATCACCTGAACCGGACATTTGATATTCCCCTTCAATGTAAAGAACATCACCGTCTTCTGCACTCTCCACTGCATCTTTTAAGACAACCCACTTAGCGTTAGGACTGAGAGATAAGTTTCCTCCTACGATTTTTTGAAGCTTACCGAGCTCATTTATCGTCCAGCTTTGAGTGCTGCCGCTTGCAATCTCATCTGTTACAATAAATTTCTCATATCCTGCCGCTAACCCCGATCCGGCCAAAACCTGTGTGCCGGCGTCATAAGTCTGCGGCGTTATTCGGGCAACTATGCCGCTTTGAAAAAGCGGGATGTCCATACTGATTTTTTTATTGTCGCTAAGATAGACATCGTTTCTCCCCGGTGTGTTTGCATCAATACCCGTAGACGGGGTAATCATTGCGTAATCATTCATACTAAAATCTCCGTTTACGATATACACGGCCCCTCCTCTTACGGCATTGCAATTTGTTATTGAGGAGTTTCCTCTCATAGTGAAATGACCTCTGCTTGAAATACCGCCTCCATTTCCGGATACGGCCTTACAGTCTTTAATAATTACATCGTTAATAATGAGATTTCCTCCATCGTTTACACGCACTGCACCTCCGCCTCCTCCCAAGTTATGGTTTCCGTTTTGAAGTGTAAGATTATTGAGTATCAGTGTGTTACCGTTTTCTACCAAAAAAATGCGGTTTTGATCGTCGGCATCGATCGTTCCGCTTCCCTTTATGGTTACGGTTTTGTTTGAATTTCTATTTACTTTAATTTCTCCGCTGTTATCACCGCTTGCAGCAGCCGTTATTGTGGTAGTAACTTTTATTGTGTCTATCTCGGTGTTATTTACGGCCTCTTTTAGGTCTTTCCATGTTTTAACCGTAATTGTCCTGCCGCGCACCTTATAATAAATCGTTTTTACAGTTTGGGGTAAATTGGGGTCTGTTGCGGTTATTATAACCTTGTAGGTCTCTTCATATGAATCCGTAGGAACAGGAAGGTTGACGGTTATAGGGTTACTAACGGTACTAGAAAATACGGTTTCGTCGGAACTTACTTTTTTGACTTCACATATTAGCGAGGCTGTTGTTGTACTTGTCGACATTGTAAGTTGTACATTATTTTGACTGCTTTTGGCCGTTATCAAATATGCAGCATCAGAAGTATTTTCGTCACTTAAATTCGAGCTATTTGTGTTCGTTCCTGTGCTTGTATCAAGATTTACCGTAACGGGGGCTATGGTGTTTCCGGGGGTAGATAGTGTAACCTCTCCCGAATAAAGGCCTTTTTTGTCTTTTATCCTAACTTTATAATCGGTTTTTCCTGATTTTAGAGGTGTATCGGTTTTTAGGTACAAGAGCCAAGAACCATGAGAAGGATAAGCCGGCAGACTTACGCCTTCGACATCGCCAGATGTCAATGCGGCAGTACCATCACGCTTGATAAGGCAAAACGGCAGTGCACCCTGAGATTCAGGAGGATTAAAACCCGTAGTTCCGTTTAGCGTAATTGGGTGTTCAAAGGACGCTCCGTGTCCTTTTTGTATCCATACCTTGTCAACATCGCTATGCAGGCGGTCCGTACCCTCTATTGGATACTCCGGCATATTTGGTACTTCAAATACAAGAACATAAACATTGTCTTTTTTACCGCAGCCTTTATAGTCAGCCTTGGGCGGCGGGGTGTTTACTCTCAGCTTAAAGGAGTGAGTGCCGAAATTTCTTCCGTCTGTACTGTAAAGTTTAATGGAAGGGTTTAAGTCTGCTTTACCATGTTCGTTTTTCTTTAAAAAAGCTTCTTTTAAAGTAAGTTTAAGCTCGCCATGTCCGTTTGGACTAAGGGTGTAATCTGTGCCGTGAACTGAGCCTATTGCTCCGCTTGCAAAAACCGCAATATCCGATGGAGCACCGGGATCTCCGGGAAATTGTAACCTATAATTTTTCGGGTTTATAATCTTGATTAATATTTCTTTATCCCCATCGCTTTTAATACAAGGATAGCCATCAGCGTCCGTACCGGCTGAAGGAATCACGGTATCCGTAACGATGACCGTTGATGCCCAATATTCAAAGTCTTTTTCGATATCTCTCAAAAACTGTTCACAGCCTGCCAAAATAACAAGTGAAATTACTTCAATTAATAATAACTTTTTACGCATCTTTTTCCCTACATTCGCCCTTCGCATTTCTTTAAAATTCCCAACCCACTGAAAGCGACGGCTGTATTATATATTTGGGAAAACCTGTTCTAATAGGAATAATATGATCGACATTTAATTCGAAATATAATTTTTTATAAGCATAAACCTGTAGTGCTGTTCCAAAATTTATAGCCGGTCCCCAGTACCAATATGACGGACTTTTAAGCTCAGGGAAAACAAATTTCGTGTTTACCATAAATGCGGCCCCAAGGCCTACATGAGCATCAAAATTAAGAAGGCGTCTTATTATAGGCTTAACATAAACAGCCTGAATTCCGGTCAAAATAAATCCGGCCGACAAGGTATATACATCCTCCTTATTGTTTAAATACATTCCTGAGCCGGTAATATTAAAACCGAAATGTCCGTATGAACGCTTTATAGGCACAAAGCTCGCCCTTAATATGCCGCTTAGGGCGGCAAAGTCTTTTTTTAAATATTGTTTAAATAATTGATTCCCGGCAAAACCGGTAAATGCATAACCGCCTGAAAGATATATATCGATAGGTTTTTGAAATCTAAACACAAGTGTTTGTTTTGAATCTTTTAATCCGCTCGGATCGGTAACAACTACCTGATATTGCCCGGGACTTATTCTCAACATATTAAAACTTATCTTAGCCTTGGTTCCGTCAGGGCTTAGCTCTACAATTTTTCCCTCAATAGGAGATGAACCTTCTTTTTGGAGAGTAAATGCCGTTTCTTCCTTAAAATTCTTACCGGTCAAGCTTATAATATTGGTGTATTCTTCATCAAAATATATTGCATCCGGCGACACGGAAGAAGTTTCAGGCTGATAAGCTGCAAGAATATCAAAGTATCTGTCTGCACTTACGGCATCAACCTGACCCAAAAGATTTATGACCTTTATCCTGTATCGGTAATTACCGTGAGGCAAAGAAACTTCTATCGAATTTTTCTTTAGTTTCTTTTTGTTTACAATGAGCCACTTCCCGTTTTTTTCTTTTTTTTCAAGCTCAAACTCAAAGTGCATAATTCCTTCTACGCTTTCCCAAGAAAGTTTTTGATAAAAGACGGTCTTTTTTCCTTCAGTTTCAATAATATAATTTTTCTTTACTTCTGTATTTACCGATTTATCAGCTTCATTTTTAAGTTTATCTTCTTGACCAAAAAGCCCTAAAGAAAACAAAAGTATTAAAAATAAGAACAAATACTTTTTACTTAAAAATTTTTTATCTGCCATACATAACTCCCGTTTCATCGGTTTCTACATTATCTTTTTTGGGCAAATCTATGTCGAACCTTTTTGTTGAAACATTACCGGTTTGAAAAGTCAAACCGCTATCCAGTCTTCTTTCTGCAATAACTTCAACGAAAAAAGCCCCGCGGGACAAACGCTGAATGTCCTTAAATTCATAAACAAGATCTTTTCCTTGTTTGGCAGGAATTTCGGTTTTTACAACCGTTCTGTTTTTTTCGTTGTATATTTTTAAAATATAATGTGTCGCCTTATCAATATGTTTCCATTTAAAAGCTATGCTTCTGTTTGATGAAAAGAACGGAATGCCCAAGACTTCTTTATCCCCAGGGAATATAAATTGAGCTTTGGGTAACGGAGGAATAGGCAAAACAGTAAAGGCTGAATATTCCTTTGCTGAAATATCGAAGCCGTCTTCGGTTTCGGCCCTTACCTTCCAGCGGTATCTTCCCGCCGTTAAAGGAGGCAGCTGAACCTTATAGCCGACATCTTTTAATTTAAAAACAGGTGCGGCAGTGCCTACCTTTTCCAAGATAAATTCTACCCCTAAAGGAGGATGAGCCGAAGACCACTCTGCCTGCGAAGGACTAAGAGCGGCTTCTATGCCGTCAATCTTTTCAGCCGGAGCCGGTTTTATAAGCTGAACAGGCTGTAGGTGTTTTGCCGTAAATGTATGAGCTTGAGATAAGCCGAATCTTCGGCTGGAATTTAAACCTGCATTTGCAAAGGCCTGTATGTTCAATATATATTCTCCGTCCTTAAATTTACCCATATCTATTTCAATCTCGGTATTTAAAGCAAAAAGATCTTCATATAAGGGAACGGAATCAGAAGTCCTGTCGGTAAGTTTTACCTGATAATAATCTGCTTCTTCTACCGGCTTCCAGGTAAATTTGCTTTTATGCTTTGGAACGATAACAACATTTTTTCTTATATCGTCCAAATCAGGCTTATCGAGAAGAGGTACAATGTTCAGTTTTTTTACATCCGACATGTACTGCTTACCGTCCAATTCGCTGTAAACGCGCCAATACCATTCGCCTTCGGGTAGGTTAATTCCGTCAGTACCAAGTCCATTGACAAGTTTGTTTACCTTAAGTTTTTTAAAATCCTTAGTATTTGAAACTTGCACAACCTGATCCGCATCAAAGTTACTCTTCCATGTAAAAAATGTATCTCCCGTTAATGCATCAAGTAAGTTATACTCATCGGGCGGAAAAACCGAACGCAAAATAATCTCCGAATCCATTGTCTTAAATGAAGCTACATCGCTGATGCCTATTTCGTTATCCTTAGCATCAAGAGAGGCAACCGTCATAAAATACTCGCCGTTAGGTAAAAGATGCGAAGCTTCCTTTAATTCCAAATAGCTTGTTATAACAATGTTTTCCAAAAGAATATCGGTCATCGCCTTATCTCGGGCTATCTTTACCCTGTATTTTGAGGCATCAAAATTAGGCTTCCAAGAAAATGTAAGCCCCTTACCCTTTGAGGTATCCATAATTTTTTTAAGATGAATCAGCTCAGGCTTTTCCCCTTCTTCGGTCTTTTTGATATAAAAAACAGAAACATCGGAAGCCTGTGCCTTGAAGGAAGAATCAAATCCGTATTTTGGAACTACACGCCAATACCATTTTCCTTCCGTCAACTCGGCCAGGGTAAAAGATTCTGTACCGGAATTTTTGGTGATTACGGGATTTTTCATTTCTTTATTATCTGCAATCTCAACCGTGTAGAATGAAGAAAGCTCGTTTCCCTCCCATAAAAATCTTATATGCGGCGGATTAGTATTATAGGCAAATGTCTTTTCCGCTTCAGGTAAAAGGCCTGCAGGAGCCGGGGCCTTGATGACAGTCAGCTTTCCCGATAAGGTATCTTCACTTTGAACTCCGTCCTTGCCGGAATATAAACGCCAATAAAGAACACCTGAATCATGTTTAACAGAAAACTCCTTTAATCCCTTAACCTCATATTTTTTTACATCGACACTGAAATTGCTTAAAGGAGAGGTTTCAAGAAAAACGTCTTCATTATTTGCAAAGGAAGATTGCCACTTAAATTTAATATCAAGCCCTACATTATCCCTTGACTGATTTAAGAGTCTGGTATTTTTGCCCGGACTTATCATCACGAATTTTGTCTTTTTTCCCTGCTGCAAAACGGAGCCGGCTTCCAAGACTTCTTTTTCACCGGCCTTATCGCCGGTAAACGAAACGGAGCCTTCTTCTACAGCCAGCTGAAGACCGGCTTCTCCTTCTTTTTGAACATGCAAGACGGAGCCTTTTTCGATACTTATATCCGCATTATCCGATTTTAAGCGTAAATTATTGTTGGCGGTTTTTGCCGATACGGAACCGGAATTTAGATTCACCTCGGACTCTTTGTTTTTGCCGAAAATCTGCACCATCGTATTCGAGTCTACCTCGACTACATTGCTTGTTTCTTCATCCCCCAAAAAATGAATGGTTGCAGAGGCCTCATTAGCCGTTCTTATAGTATCCCCGTCATAAAGATAAGAATTTTGAACGGGACGGTCCCATACTGCCCTGTCGCTGAATTTTCTCTGAACGGTTTTATATTTGTAATTAACTATTGCTATAGGCGTATCCAGACGCTCAAATGTTCTGTTCAGCTCCTGTACAAATAAAAACAAATCAAAAAATATAACAAGAAGAGAGACCGCAACAACAGCGAGGTCTAAGAGCTTATTGTTTGTTTTGGGCTTGAATGTTGTATTTCTTTTCGTCTTCATTTACATCTACCTTATTAAAATCGGGAGTAGGTATTCCTAATTTTTCTCTGAGTTGAGAAAGAGTTTTAGGTCCTTTTTCTCCGGCACCGGGAATGCCTGTTTCTTCAGGCATATTTATAACAGCAAACATTCTTAAAGGAGCGGACTTTCCTTTAACCGTAACCGACGGCATTTCTTCAACCGTAACCTTATCTTTTACCAAATTGTAGGTGTTTTCGGTAATAAGAATATCCGTGCCTAAGGGCTTATTTAACGATTCCGTTCTTGAGGCAAGGTTTACGGCATCGCCTATTACCGTATACTCCATCCTCTTTTTTGAACCTATCTGGCCGGCAACAACAGGGCCTGAGTTAATACCGCAGCCTATACGGATAATCGGCTTTTTGTCTCCGCCCCTTCCTTGATTGAAGATAATCAGGGCAGCACGCATTCTCAAAGCTGCCCTGATACAGTTAAGTGCATCCTCCCTCGGACTTCCTGCACTTGTAGGAGCACCCCAGACGGCCATAACGGCATCGCCTATAAATTTATCTACAACACCGTGGGTATCGTTTACACATTCTACCATCTGCGTCATGTACTCGTTTAAGAACTCTACAATCTCATTCGGTTCAAGTTTTTCCGAAATAGCCGTAAAGGATCGGATGTCTGAGAAGAATATGGTCGTTTCCTTTGTTTCGCCGCCCAGTGCAAGTTCGCCCTTCATGGCAAGCTCTGCAATTTCTTTATTGATAAAGCGGCCGAAAGAATCTTTAAGTCTTTCTCTTTCAGCCAAGCCCTTGCCCATTCTGACAAAGCTCTTGGTTAAAAGGCCGATTTCATCCTTTGTTTTTGCAGTTAGGTCAAGCTCGTAATTGCCCTGCTCGATTTCGCCCGCAGCGGCGGCAAGCACCTTAACCGGCGAGCTGATCGATTTTGAGAAAAACCAGATAAAAAGGATTGCAAGGGCCAAAACTGCGACGCTCAAGGTAACATTCTTAAATGTTGATCTGACTACGGGTTCCAAAACCTTATCGGCCTCTGCAGTAGTCAAAACAGCAAGATCGGCTATCGAAAGTTTTTTGTAGGCTCCGAACTGTTTTTTTCCTTCTTTGTCAGTAAAAAGGATTTGTCTGTTCATATCCCCTTTTTCGCGCATTTCTATAAAAAGTGTCGAATCCCGAACATTGATTCCATTTTTTGTAAGCTCAAAGTCGGGATGAATTAAAATATCGCCCAAGTTGTTTACAAGATAGGTAGTTTGGAGTTTTCCCGTACCTATGTGTTCGGACAAGGTTTCAGCAGAAAAGAAAACGATTAAGCCCTGATCCAACCCGCGTTCTTTGTACGGATAAAAAAGAACAAGAATAGGTTCACCGAAAAAAGGAGAGGCGTTTATCACCTGACTTACGCCCTTTTCCGCTTGAACAGCCGTATCCATTTCTTTTTCGATAAATTCGTCTATTACGGAAGGTTCAAGCTCGCGTGAAAGGAAAAAATTGGTACTGATAAGTTTTCTGTAAAGCCGCTTATCCATTCTTGCATCGGTAACTGCAATTGCCGCAATCTGAGGATTCCGTTCAAAATAAAAATTTGCAGTCTGCTTTGCTATGCCTGAACCTGTTTCAGTCGAGTTAAGAACATCCAAAAACAAGAAAGCATTTGCCTTTATCGAAAAAAGCTCTTTTTCTGCCGCTGCTCCGGCCTGAAAATTAACTGTTCTATTGCTTTCTTCGGACATGGTTTGAATATCCTCGCCTACAAACCAAGACACGAGTCCCGTTATGGTTCCAAGGGAAAATATAACCAAAATCGAAATAATGGTTATCAGTTTAGCACCGATTGAGAATTTTACCTTTTCGCTTGAGCTTTCGTTTTTCAACATAATTTTCTCCAAAAATCATCCTAATTGTACATACAGTTTATCACACAAGTGCAAAATTTTCAATGATTATATGTATAAAAAAATATTGTATCTAAAGCGAATTTTAAAACTTCCGATAATTTATATAGATTTATGGAGGAATTATAGATGGTTTCAAACAGTTCGCCGCTTCAAGCCCTTTCTCAAATTGCAATGCCTAAGATTTCGGCAGGCGGAAGAGCTTATGTGCCCGTCAAGCCAAGCCAAGTCCTCTATGCCCATTTTAAATATGTTTCCGGTTTTGCTCAAGCTCAAGGGCAATCGGGTATGAGTATCGACAAGCTCAGAATTTTAAACTCGATAATCGATCAGCTCGTATCCATGAAAACAAACGAGGCACAAAAAGCAAAACTTACAGAATCTTTTGCAGCACAAATCGAGTCGGAAATTACCGAAAATCAAATAGACGGACTTTTGGATTATTACCACAATCAAATCAAAAACACGATGATACAAACCGAAAACATCGGCTATGGAGGTGCCCCTCTTCCTGCAGCCGTACTAGACTTGACAGCCTAAGTTTTTT
This genomic window contains:
- a CDS encoding fibronectin type III domain-containing protein, with the protein product MADKKFLSKKYLFLFLILLFSLGLFGQEDKLKNEADKSVNTEVKKNYIIETEGKKTVFYQKLSWESVEGIMHFEFELEKKEKNGKWLIVNKKKLKKNSIEVSLPHGNYRYRIKVINLLGQVDAVSADRYFDILAAYQPETSSVSPDAIYFDEEYTNIISLTGKNFKEETAFTLQKEGSSPIEGKIVELSPDGTKAKISFNMLRISPGQYQVVVTDPSGLKDSKQTLVFRFQKPIDIYLSGGYAFTGFAGNQLFKQYLKKDFAALSGILRASFVPIKRSYGHFGFNITGSGMYLNNKEDVYTLSAGFILTGIQAVYVKPIIRRLLNFDAHVGLGAAFMVNTKFVFPELKSPSYWYWGPAINFGTALQVYAYKKLYFELNVDHIIPIRTGFPKYIIQPSLSVGWEF
- a CDS encoding FecR domain-containing protein, whose amino-acid sequence is MKTKRNTTFKPKTNNKLLDLAVVAVSLLVIFFDLFLFVQELNRTFERLDTPIAIVNYKYKTVQRKFSDRAVWDRPVQNSYLYDGDTIRTANEASATIHFLGDEETSNVVEVDSNTMVQIFGKNKESEVNLNSGSVSAKTANNNLRLKSDNADISIEKGSVLHVQKEGEAGLQLAVEEGSVSFTGDKAGEKEVLEAGSVLQQGKKTKFVMISPGKNTRLLNQSRDNVGLDIKFKWQSSFANNEDVFLETSPLSNFSVDVKKYEVKGLKEFSVKHDSGVLYWRLYSGKDGVQSEDTLSGKLTVIKAPAPAGLLPEAEKTFAYNTNPPHIRFLWEGNELSSFYTVEIADNKEMKNPVITKNSGTESFTLAELTEGKWYWRVVPKYGFDSSFKAQASDVSVFYIKKTEEGEKPELIHLKKIMDTSKGKGLTFSWKPNFDASKYRVKIARDKAMTDILLENIVITSYLELKEASHLLPNGEYFMTVASLDAKDNEIGISDVASFKTMDSEIILRSVFPPDEYNLLDALTGDTFFTWKSNFDADQVVQVSNTKDFKKLKVNKLVNGLGTDGINLPEGEWYWRVYSELDGKQYMSDVKKLNIVPLLDKPDLDDIRKNVVIVPKHKSKFTWKPVEEADYYQVKLTDRTSDSVPLYEDLFALNTEIEIDMGKFKDGEYILNIQAFANAGLNSSRRFGLSQAHTFTAKHLQPVQLIKPAPAEKIDGIEAALSPSQAEWSSAHPPLGVEFILEKVGTAAPVFKLKDVGYKVQLPPLTAGRYRWKVRAETEDGFDISAKEYSAFTVLPIPPLPKAQFIFPGDKEVLGIPFFSSNRSIAFKWKHIDKATHYILKIYNEKNRTVVKTEIPAKQGKDLVYEFKDIQRLSRGAFFVEVIAERRLDSGLTFQTGNVSTKRFDIDLPKKDNVETDETGVMYGR
- a CDS encoding adenylate/guanylate cyclase domain-containing protein; protein product: MLKNESSSEKVKFSIGAKLITIISILVIFSLGTITGLVSWFVGEDIQTMSEESNRTVNFQAGAAAEKELFSIKANAFLFLDVLNSTETGSGIAKQTANFYFERNPQIAAIAVTDARMDKRLYRKLISTNFFLSRELEPSVIDEFIEKEMDTAVQAEKGVSQVINASPFFGEPILVLFYPYKERGLDQGLIVFFSAETLSEHIGTGKLQTTYLVNNLGDILIHPDFELTKNGINVRDSTLFIEMREKGDMNRQILFTDKEGKKQFGAYKKLSIADLAVLTTAEADKVLEPVVRSTFKNVTLSVAVLALAILFIWFFSKSISSPVKVLAAAAGEIEQGNYELDLTAKTKDEIGLLTKSFVRMGKGLAERERLKDSFGRFINKEIAELAMKGELALGGETKETTIFFSDIRSFTAISEKLEPNEIVEFLNEYMTQMVECVNDTHGVVDKFIGDAVMAVWGAPTSAGSPREDALNCIRAALRMRAALIIFNQGRGGDKKPIIRIGCGINSGPVVAGQIGSKKRMEYTVIGDAVNLASRTESLNKPLGTDILITENTYNLVKDKVTVEEMPSVTVKGKSAPLRMFAVINMPEETGIPGAGEKGPKTLSQLREKLGIPTPDFNKVDVNEDEKKYNIQAQNKQ
- a CDS encoding Rpn family recombination-promoting nuclease/putative transposase — translated: MEKIFKITLRNDYAFKRIFGTEENKDVLQDLLECILDIPTENIAGLELMDKEFHKDSISDKSGVLDVKLRLKNNTIIDIEIQNRWNSEFVRRTIFYWAKMYTENLKTGEVYTKLLKCITINIVGEGFDLNNLIHSEYNVVEKHLNDKLSDELEIHFLNLAKVKEQDKNIEQDEKKKKLYNWLKFIETDDSEVRKMLAQESPVMAKANKTIEVMMQDPKEKWLYENRMKYEHDKASWKYVGYQEGIEAGIQQGLDKGAYEAKLETAKLMKLKNLDLSLIKEISGLSIEEIEKL
- a CDS encoding pectate lyase-like adhesive domain-containing protein, whose translation is MRKKLLLIEVISLVILAGCEQFLRDIEKDFEYWASTVIVTDTVIPSAGTDADGYPCIKSDGDKEILIKIINPKNYRLQFPGDPGAPSDIAVFASGAIGSVHGTDYTLSPNGHGELKLTLKEAFLKKNEHGKADLNPSIKLYSTDGRNFGTHSFKLRVNTPPPKADYKGCGKKDNVYVLVFEVPNMPEYPIEGTDRLHSDVDKVWIQKGHGASFEHPITLNGTTGFNPPESQGALPFCLIKRDGTAALTSGDVEGVSLPAYPSHGSWLLYLKTDTPLKSGKTDYKVRIKDKKGLYSGEVTLSTPGNTIAPVTVNLDTSTGTNTNSSNLSDENTSDAAYLITAKSSQNNVQLTMSTSTTTASLICEVKKVSSDETVFSSTVSNPITVNLPVPTDSYEETYKVIITATDPNLPQTVKTIYYKVRGRTITVKTWKDLKEAVNNTEIDTIKVTTTITAAASGDNSGEIKVNRNSNKTVTIKGSGTIDADDQNRIFLVENGNTLILNNLTLQNGNHNLGGGGGAVRVNDGGNLIINDVIIKDCKAVSGNGGGISSRGHFTMRGNSSITNCNAVRGGAVYIVNGDFSMNDYAMITPSTGIDANTPGRNDVYLSDNKKISMDIPLFQSGIVARITPQTYDAGTQVLAGSGLAAGYEKFIVTDEIASGSTQSWTINELGKLQKIVGGNLSLSPNAKWVVLKDAVESAEDGDVLYIEGEYQMSGSGDTIGGLASCTIKGKNNTVLNIDNQGSAFGINGSSTIRTLENLEIKNGKDDEFVLSADSGGEFHLKNVSVTYTKNIISSNSGDITFENVTALDSGSVIKLGGMDSMYGGGEFFYCYLNLKGNISLGGTIKLTFDSNTDVYRGAIKICDKKAYNLRLDFGNGYNTAEGEAVVFLDPSVAGYTLAQAVANITVKDFGGSSWYIDDEGKLQKRH